The following are from one region of the Bos mutus isolate GX-2022 chromosome 18, NWIPB_WYAK_1.1, whole genome shotgun sequence genome:
- the LOC102285911 gene encoding sentrin-specific protease 8-like — MDLVVLSYTDSLLQQSNVSLLDPPSWLNVHVIGFAFQYFANSQFHDCSDHICFISPEVTQFIKCTGNPAEIAMFLEPFNLSNKRVIYLAINDNSNHTAGGTHWSLLVYLQDKNSFFHYDSYGISHSFHAKQVAEKLEAFLGRKGNKLAIVEEKGPPQQSSYDFGMYAICNTEALCQNFSRP, encoded by the coding sequence TCTCACTACTGGATCCTCCAAGCTGGCTCAATGTCCATGTTATTGGGTTTGCCTTtcagtactttgccaacagtcAATTTCATGACTGCTCTGACCACATCTGCTTCATCAGCCCCGAAGTTACTCAGTTCATCAAGTGCACTGGCAACCCAGCAGAGATAGCCATGTTCCTTGAACCCTTTAACCTATCAAATAAGAGAGTTATATATTTGGCCATCAATGATAACTCCAACCATACAGCTGGGGGAACCCACTGGAGCTTGTTGGTTTATCTACAGGATAAAAATAGCTTTTTTCATTATGATTCTTATGGTATTAGTCACTCATTTCATGCAAAGCAGGTAGCAGAGAAACTAGAGGCTTTCTTaggcagaaaaggaaacaaactggCCATTGTGGAAGAGAAAGGCCCTCCTCAACAAAGCAGCTATGACTTTGGGATGTATGCAATATGTAACACTGAGGCCTTGTGTCAGAACTTCTCCAGACCATAG